One Setaria viridis chromosome 7, Setaria_viridis_v4.0, whole genome shotgun sequence genomic region harbors:
- the LOC117863416 gene encoding UPF0481 protein At3g47200, producing the protein MKNRGERAAAGTMCTEMQTQDQGTNLRNCNGSSETAAYIQNKLNQILPELASGEGKAAVIYMVPQSLLVSNPEAYKPKLVSIGPYHQGSPDLQPMEANKLLVVRDLCNLTGVTLVQLVHELDQEVKEPRIYYRQKIDLVGGDQALSAQLLIDGCFLFSYLGGLQPFINKSAQAKPAPHVYSMDSAIQHDILLLENQVPSCVLKAIVSAISLVHHQANVDTHINVACGFIEGLFQYIPTAVKPNKFDHLVDLCYQYLHPTSQTTRGAHHEIPMPQGENDWQQPEVRRLRRAREYRETGIRFKQMTQRPPISLLDITFSRGVLRIPRIVVDERTDYFLRNIVAYEQESFDSSGSYVTAYVLFMSQLVSKAEDVTLLSEKDILVHQLGSDEEVSDMFKKMSKGIVFDFDSEYHLKDVTVALEKHYRDRRNRWMALLRHTYFSNPWLILGAIVAMVAFALSVSQAALNFLRFARNPK; encoded by the exons ATGAAGAACCGCGGGGAAAGGGCAGCTGCTGGTACAATGTGCACGGAGATGCAGACGCAAGATCAGG GAACCAACCTTAGAAATTGCAATGGAAGCTCTGAGACGGCGGCGTACATCCAAAACAAGCTGAACCAGATCCTGCCGGAGCTTGCATCTGGCGAAGGCAAAGCAGCGGTAATCTACATGGTCCCTCAAAGCCTTCTTGTCTCAAACCCTGAAGCCTACAAGCCGAAGCTCGTATCCATCGGGCCATACCATCAGGGCTCACCGGATCTGCAACCAATGGAAGCTAACAAGTTGCTGGTCGTGAGGGATCTGTGCAATCTCACCGGCGTCACCCTTGTGCAGCTGGTCCACGAGCTAGATCAGGAAGTAAAAGAACCTCGGATATATTACAGGCAAAAGATCGACTTGGTCGGCGGCGACCAGGCGCTGTCAGCGCAGCTTCTGATTGACGGCTGCTTCCTGTTCAGTTATCTCGGCGGGCTTCAGCCTTTCATCAACAAGTCGGCACAAGCGAAGCCAGCGCCACATGTTTACTCCATGGATAGCGCCATCCAGCATGACATCTTGCTGCTTGAGAACCAGGTCCCCTCTTGTGTCCTCAAGGCTATTGTCTCTGCGATATCTCTGGTTCATCACCAAGCCAATGTTGACACCCATATCAACGTTGCCTGTGGATTCATCGAGGGCCTGTTTCAGTACATCCCAACTGCAGTGAAACCAAACAAATTCGATCATCTTGTCGACCTCTGCTACCAATACCTGCATCCAACAAGCCAGACAACCCGCGGAGCTCACCATGAGATACCGATGCCCCAAGGTGAAAATGATTGGCAGCAGCCAGAGGTGAGGCGTCTGAGGAGAGCAAGAGAGTACCGTGAGACAGGAATCCGTTTCAAACAGATGACGCAGAGGCCGCCCATCTCTCTACTTGACATTACATTCTCGCGCGGCGTGCTGCGGATCCCAAGGATCGTCGTCGACGAGCGGACAGACTACTTCCTCCGTAACATAGTTGCCTACGAGCAGGAGAGCTTCGACTCGAGTGGTAGCTACGTGACGGCCTACGTGCTCTTTATGTCGCAGCTGGTGAGCAAAGCCGAGGACGTCACGCTGCTCTCGGAGAAGGACATCCTCGTCCACCAGCTGGGCAGTGACGAGGAGGTCTCCGACATGTTCAAGAAGATGAGCAAGGGGATCGTCTTCGACTTCGACAGCGAGTACCATCTCAAGGACGTCACTGTGGCGTTGGAGAAGCATTACCGCGACCGCCGGAACCGGTGGATGGCGCTGCTCCGGCACACCTACTTCAGCAACCCGTGGTTGATCCTTGGGGCGATCGTTGCCATGGTGGCCTTCGCCCTCAGCGTGAGCCAGGCTGCGCTGAACTTTCTCCGCTTTGCTCGGAACCCAAAATGA